The genome window CAGTCTCTGAACAGCAATCCTGTCCGTTACGTTTTTTTTTATGGCCTTATGCACCCCTACTACACCTCCCTTATACCAAGTTGTAGTCAAAAGTACAACGCAGGCGTCGCTTGTTCCTTGCCGCTTGAGTTTATTTTTGAATTAGAATTGGAATTATACCAAACAGGCGGCTTACTTTACAATTATTTTGCATTATGTTTAAATATTAGCATGACTAAGGAGGAGACTTGGGCGGTTCTCAGGGAATCCGGAGCTGTGACAGGTGAAATGCCGGCGGGAAGATGGGACTTAAGCGGAGCTAAATTAACCGGCACTAACCTTAAAAGGGGATATTTTCAGGACGCAGTCCTCAGAAAAGCCGACTTAAGGGGAGTTGACCTATACAAATCAACCCTCCGAAACGCTAATCTTGCGGGGGCAAATCTCCACAGGGCCAGTTTAAGCAGATGCGACCTCTTCGGCGCTAATCTCTCTGATTCAGACCTCTCAATGGCCTCTGTGTCGGAGAGCGACCTCTCCGGTGCCATTTTAACTGACGCAAATATGGAAGACGGCATTTTTTTCTTTGCTGAGTTTAACAAAGCAAACCTTAAAGGCGCAAATCTCAAAGAGGCAAATTTCAAACGCGCTGTCTTAGTTGGTGCCACTTTGGCAAATGCCACCATGGTAAACACAGATTTCTCTTTTGCCGATCTAAGCGGCGCTGACCTAACCGGAGCCGCCCTAACCGGCATCATTACTGTTGGATGGACCATCAGAGCCGTTAAGGCCTCACACATATACTACACAAGTCA of Nitrospirae bacterium YQR-1 contains these proteins:
- a CDS encoding pentapeptide repeat-containing protein; the protein is MPAGRWDLSGAKLTGTNLKRGYFQDAVLRKADLRGVDLYKSTLRNANLAGANLHRASLSRCDLFGANLSDSDLSMASVSESDLSGAILTDANMEDGIFFFAEFNKANLKGANLKEANFKRAVLVGATLANATMVNTDFSFADLSGADLTGAALTGIITVGWTIRAVKASHIYYTSQSLNANEQNRHRVTLKEGEFESLFRSYPYIEVIFAGVHLYDDLLTMGSIVNFINLQKKEFNLKLAGMNIKGQYSFVRITTDKDEYLGLLSSMFLTLLQKAMKEGININSRLLDFGGNVYKILPRKQTLNINARRLTVNLIHSDGTLHAQSGKILESASNEINRQS